Proteins encoded in a region of the Perognathus longimembris pacificus isolate PPM17 chromosome 11, ASM2315922v1, whole genome shotgun sequence genome:
- the LOC125359598 gene encoding small nuclear ribonucleoprotein E-like: MAYRGQGQKVQKAMVQPINLIFRYLQNRSRIQVWLYEQVNVRIEGCITGFDEYMNLVLDDAEEIHSKTKSRKQLRRIMLKGDNITLLQSVSN; this comes from the coding sequence ATGGCGTACCGTGGCCAGGGCCAAAAGGTACAGAAGGCGATGGTGCAGCCCATCAACCTTATCTTCAGATATCTACAAAATAGATCTCGGATTCAGGTGTGGCTCTATGAGCAAGTGAATGTGCGCATAGAGGGCTGCATCACTGGTTTTGATGAATACATGAACCTTGTGTTAGATGATGCAGAAGAAATTCATTCTAAAACCAAGTCAAGAAAGCAACTGCGTCGGATCATGCTAAAAGGAGATAATATTACTCTACTACAAAGTGTCTCCAACTAG